The sequence TGGTTATCAGTCAGTTGGGAACATTCATTGCCTGGACGCTTTTTTTATTGGCCTTTATCCTTCCAGAAACAGAGCTTTGGACTCAAAATACAACGCTTACCGGGAGTTACGCGATGACTTTGCCTTTAATCATTATTTTTTTAGCTCGAATTTTTGACGGTTTTACCGGAGGTAATGTATCAGTAGCCAATGCATATTTATCCGATATTTCTACTGATGAGGATAGAAATTCGAATTTTGGAAAGATGGGAGCTTCCACAAGCTTGGGTTTTGTATTGGGACCGGCTTTTGCAGGAGTCTTGGCTTCGACCATCTTGGGAGAAATATTACCGCTAATATTGGCCGCATTAATTTCTCTTGTTGCGATTTTTGTTATTAATACGCAATTAAAAGAGAGTGTACCTTGTGTAGTAAATACAGGGAAGATTCGCCTACGTTCTTTGCGGAGATTTTTTCAGGTAGAGCATAAGAATTGTTATCAAGAAGGTGAATTGCAGGCCAATCCCGAAAAAACGGGATTAAAAAGAATTTTGAAAGAACCAGGTATTCCGCTTCTATACATGGTCTATTTTTTAACCTTTTTAGGATTTAGTCTCTTTTATGCTGGCCTACCTATATATGCCAATACCATCTTAGATTGGTCATCATCGGAACTGGGTATTTTCCTTGCTTATTCCAGTCTTATTATGATTGTAGTACAAGGCCCCGTTCTGACCAGATTACAAGGGAAAATAACCAATGAAAGACTAATACTTGTTGGATCTTTCATTTTAGCATCTTCATTTTTACTTTTGTCCTTTAAAAGTTTGATAATCATTTATTTGGCCAATACACTATTATCCATAGGGAACGGTTTAATGTGGCCAAGTTTTATGGCGTTATTGTCCAGAACCGGAAGCTCTAAGATGCAGGGAGCCATACAGGGTTATGGTAATAGTATGGGCAGCATTGCTAGTATGTTTGGTCTTATTTTAGGAGGTGTTTTGTTTGAGTTCTTAGCAACTACTGTTTTTGCTATTGGCGGAATAATCTTTTTGATTATCACAATATTGATGGGTTTCAATTTTATGCAAGGAAAGAAGCGGGTGCAACTAGCTACCTAAGGTTATTAAAACTCTATTTGAAAGTTCAGAAAAACATATATCTAACATATACCAAATTCTACAAAAAACTCAAATAGGAGTTTTTGTATGCTTATCTTTAATTTTCAAGGTTGTCTTGTTCAGTCAGTATCTTCTTAATCCAATCCTTTAATGACCTTAAATCTTATCGTCATCCTTTTTTTAGTAGGTCTTGCAAATGGTTTTTATTCTGGATTAATGGGGACGGGAGGCAATGTTATCCTTATTCCGGCGTTGGATCTGGTTCTGGCGCCATTGGGTATTTCAGAGCCTGAATTGGTTAAATTTATAATCGCACATTCTCTTTTTATAACCATATTCAATGGATTCGCCGTGAGCTATAAGCAATATAGAATAGGCAATTTTTATCTTAAGGAAGTTCTGCTCATTGGTATTCCGGCAGTTTTGGCCGGTTATATGATGTCCGAAATAGTTAAGGCTTCTCATTGGTACGATAAAATCTATTTTGACATACTCTTTTTAGTTATGGTCTCTCTTGTGGCAATTAGGTTTTTATTCTTTCGCACAAATAATACGGTTTCTAATAGACAGGAAAAACTCCAAAATGGGAAACTAATGCACTATATGCTTGGTTTGTTTACGGGAGTGACCACAGCACTTTCTGGTTTTGGTGGTGGCATTGTTATAATTCCTAGCCTAACAGATGTTTTTGGAGTCCAAATACGCAAAGCAAGCTCTATTTCTATTGGAGTGGTAATGTTATTGGCAATTGGGGTAACTGCCAGCTATATAAGTTTTGATACCTCAGAACAAATACAACAAGTATTACCTAATCAGTTTGGTTACATTTCCATGAGTTTGGTATTGCCTATATTGTTGGGTGTGTTTTTGGCAGCACCGTTTGGTGTAAAAATGGCCCATAGAACCAAACCTGCACTATTACGACTCATTTTTGGTGGAGTAATGGTTTTAATAATAGCCAAAACCATTTTTGGATTTATTTGATTTCCCGAAATCTAGCTGTCTATTTATCAATAAACTCAAGTTTTGCAAGTACAGGAAGGTGGTCAGAAGGGTATCTGTAATTTTTAGAATCACTTAAAATGCCGCTTTTAAGCACTTTGAGCGTATTCCCGGAAACAAAGACATAATCTATTCTTCGGGTTACTGGTTGTGTAAAATGAAACCCATTAAAAGTTCCTTCGGGGCCATAGGCATTATCGGCGGCCAAAATATGTGCATCATCCAAAACTTCTTCAAGTAATTGAATGCCTTTTGCATCGCTTTCCAAATTAAAATCACCCATAACAATTACAGGAAATTTCTTTTTATTCAACTCTTTAATTTTGTTTAAAATTAACTGTGAGCTTTTGGTTTTGGCCTCTTTTCCAACATGATCAAAATGCGCGTTGAAAACATAAAATTGTTTCTCCGTCCCATTTATTTTGAACAAACCGTAGGTACATATTCTTGGCAATGCGGCATCCCATCCCCTAGAAGGTTTTTCTGGTGTTGTGGATAACCAAAAGGTGTTCTCTTCCAATAGCGAATACAGTTCTTTATTATAGAAAATCGCTGTAAACTCACCTTTTTCATTCCCATCGTCTCGACCAATTCCGAAAAATGAATAATCGGTTAAACCTTGATCGATGTCCTTCAATTGATGAATCAATCCTTCTTGGGTTCCAAAAACCCCTGGAGCATAAAAGTTGAGTTGCGAAATAAGAAAGTCTTTTCGGTGCTCCCAACTGTTTAGACCATCCTTAGGGTTGTCATATCTAATATTATAGGACATAACATCTAAACGTTGTGCATACATCGTTGAAGTGCCAAGTGCCAAAATGGCCAATAGAATCTTATTTTTCATTTGATCGGAATACCTCTTAATTTTTTAAAAGCTTTATCGGCAACATCCACTTCTGCTTTTGTTGCAGTTTCAAACTCCTTTTCGGTTACTAAATAGTGCTCTTGTATACTGTCCAGCTTCTGATGCATTTTAGTAATGATGTCTTTGTACCCTTGGTCATCAATAGCATTGTACAGCTCTTTTGGGTCCTTTTTCAAATCGTAAAATTCCCAAGCATCAATATCGTCATAAAAATGGATTAATTTATAGCGTTTGGTGCGTATTCCATATTGTTTTTTTACCATATGAAAAGCTGGAAAATCATAATAGTGGTAATAAATAACCTCTTTAAAATCAGTTGCTGTCCCATCCAACAATGTTTTGAATGATTGGCCTTGCATTTTTTTGGTATACTGTGTTCCACCAGTCAAATCCAATAGAGTAGGGGCAAAATCCAAATTTTGGACCATAGCATCCGTAATGGTTCCTGGTTTTATTTTTCCTGGTAGTTGGGCCAATAATGGCATCCTTAGAGATTCTTCGTACATAAAACGTTTATCAAACCAACCATGTTCACCTAAATAAAAACCTTGATCGGAAGTATAAATCACTAATGTATTTTGATCCAATCCAGTTTTCTCTAAATAATCTAAAACTTCACCTACACCTTCATCAACACCTGCTATAGTTGCCAAATAATCTTGTAGATAACGCTGCCCTTTCCATATGGCAAGCTCCTTGCCATGATGATTAGCATTATGAAACGCGTTGTTTTTGGGCAAATAGGCATTATCCCATCTTTTTCGTTGTTCTGTGCTCATTCGTTCAAAATCCTTTGTCCATGGATTGTGAGCTAGTTCTGTACTGCCATATCCAATACTCATTTTTAGATCATGTCCCTCATACATATCTTCATAAATCGTTTGCTTTTGCTCTTTCGCCGCTTGTTGATTTTCAAAATGCTTAAAATACGTGTTAGGAAGTGGAAATTGAATGGAATCATATAAATTGGCGTGCCGTAATGCAGGCATCCAATTGCGGTGCGGAGCCTTATGATGCACCATTAAAAAAAATGGTTGGGTAGTATCTTGGTTTCGTTTTAACCAATCTAACCCTTTTTTGGTTATAATATCAGTTACGTAGCCTTCGACTACAGTGGTGTCGCTTCCTTTTATAAACTCTGGATTGTAGTAATTTCCTTGATCATTAAGAATATCCCAATAATCAAAGCCTTGAGGTTTTCCGTGCAAATGCCATTTTCCAACAATGGCGGTTTTATACCTTAGCTCTTGTAAATATTTGGGCAAAGTAGCCTGATTCCCATCAAAACGATCTCCGTTCATTCTAAAACCGTTGATATGACTGTGTTTTCCTGTTAAAATAACAGCCCTACTAGGACCGCATATGGAATTCGTGCAGAAAGCGTTTTTAAACAGAATCCCATTTTGAGCTAACCTGTCTATATTTGGTGTTGGGGCAAGTTTACTTAATTCATGGCCGTAAGCACTTATAGCTTGGACTCCATGATCATCGGACATGATAAAAATAATGTTTGGAGGTTTGATTTGTTCGACGATGTCGCTTTCTTTTTTCTTGCACGTCATTATGAGAAAAAATAAACAAACGACACCTAACCTCCAATTCATTTTAATTAGTTTAGGGTGAATGACTGTTTTAAGTTGCAATTGGAATCAGTTCCCATGAAAACCTCAAATTCACCAGGTTCTGCAACAAATTCCATTGAGCTATTATAAAATTTTAAATCATCAGGTGAGAGTTGGATGGTGACCGTTTTCTGCTCTCCTTTTTTCAGGAATACCTTTTTAAAACCTTTTAATTGCCTTATGGGAGGGGTAATGCTACGTACTACATCCCTTATATAGAGCTGCACCACCTCTTCACCATCGTAGTTACCTGTATTTGTTAGTGTGATACTTGCATTTATGGTTTCGCCTTGGTTGATTTTAGTCTTGTCCAAAGTCAAATTCGAATATTTAAATGCGGTATAACTAAGACCATAACCAAACGAAAGCAAAGGTGCGTTGGGAGAATCCAAATAATTGGATTTGAATTTCTCAAATTTTTGGGATGCTGGTCTACCCGTATTTTTCACACTATGGTAAATCGGTATTTGCCCTACATTTCTGGGCCATGTTGCCGTAAGTTTTCCAGAAGGGTTATAATTACCAAAGACAACATCGGCAACTGCATTTCCCGCTTCCACTCCAGGGTGCCAAACTTGTAAAATGGCAACTGGCAAGTCAAATTCTTCGGGAATAGTCAATGGACGACCACTCATGAGTACTAACGCAACAGGCTTGCCTGTGTCAACCAATGCCCTGATTAGCTTTTTCTGACTTTCTGGAATGGAAATATCAGTTCTACTGGCTGCTTCCCCACTCATTTCTGTTGCCTCACCTACTACAGCCACTATCACATCAGATTTGTTAGCTGCAATCAATGCATCTTTAAGAAGTTTTTCTGGGGATTTTGGGTCAATTTCAATTCTTGGGCCAAATACATTGACCTTTTTTGCAAATTCGTTATTATCAGAAATATTTGCCCCTTTTGCAATACTGATATCTGCTGTTGGAGCTACGTTTTTAAATCCTTCTACGATGGTCACCGCTAAATCAGAATCCCCCGTAGGAGCCCATGTACCTAACATATTTTTTCTGCTATCTGCTAAAGGACCAACTAATGCTATTTTGCTATTTTTTTTAAGCGGTAAAATATCATTATGGTTTTTCAACAATACAAAAGATCTAGCGGCCACTTGTCTTGCAGTTTGGCGATGCTCTTTTGTTAGAATAGTTTCTTTGGGGCGGTTACTATCCAAATATCG is a genomic window of Flagellimonas sp. CMM7 containing:
- a CDS encoding sulfite exporter TauE/SafE family protein, whose protein sequence is MTLNLIVILFLVGLANGFYSGLMGTGGNVILIPALDLVLAPLGISEPELVKFIIAHSLFITIFNGFAVSYKQYRIGNFYLKEVLLIGIPAVLAGYMMSEIVKASHWYDKIYFDILFLVMVSLVAIRFLFFRTNNTVSNRQEKLQNGKLMHYMLGLFTGVTTALSGFGGGIVIIPSLTDVFGVQIRKASSISIGVVMLLAIGVTASYISFDTSEQIQQVLPNQFGYISMSLVLPILLGVFLAAPFGVKMAHRTKPALLRLIFGGVMVLIIAKTIFGFI
- the bglX gene encoding beta-glucosidase BglX, whose product is MNTRSIITSIIFYFNITVFSYGQTDGKIQYIEALLDKMTLDEKIGQLNLLTPGGGVATGAVVSKNVEQKIKAGQVGGLFGVSGPDRIRIAQQMAVNHSRLKIPLLIGSDVIHGYKTTFPIPLGTSCSWDMELIQKTARIAAIEATADGINWNFSPMVDVARDPRWGRIAEGAGEDPYLGSAIAKAMVKGYQGEDISVANTMLACVKHFALYGAPEAGRDYHTVDMGRIKMFNQYLPPYKAAVEAGVFSVMTSFNDIDGVPATGNKWLLNDVLRNQWGFTGFVVSDYTSVNEMIAHGLGDLQSVSALALKAGLDMDMVGEGFLSTLNKSIAEGKVTEAEITTACKRVLEAKYKLGLFDDPYRYLDSNRPKETILTKEHRQTARQVAARSFVLLKNHNDILPLKKNSKIALVGPLADSRKNMLGTWAPTGDSDLAVTIVEGFKNVAPTADISIAKGANISDNNEFAKKVNVFGPRIEIDPKSPEKLLKDALIAANKSDVIVAVVGEATEMSGEAASRTDISIPESQKKLIRALVDTGKPVALVLMSGRPLTIPEEFDLPVAILQVWHPGVEAGNAVADVVFGNYNPSGKLTATWPRNVGQIPIYHSVKNTGRPASQKFEKFKSNYLDSPNAPLLSFGYGLSYTAFKYSNLTLDKTKINQGETINASITLTNTGNYDGEEVVQLYIRDVVRSITPPIRQLKGFKKVFLKKGEQKTVTIQLSPDDLKFYNSSMEFVAEPGEFEVFMGTDSNCNLKQSFTLN
- a CDS encoding endonuclease/exonuclease/phosphatase family protein — its product is MKNKILLAILALGTSTMYAQRLDVMSYNIRYDNPKDGLNSWEHRKDFLISQLNFYAPGVFGTQEGLIHQLKDIDQGLTDYSFFGIGRDDGNEKGEFTAIFYNKELYSLLEENTFWLSTTPEKPSRGWDAALPRICTYGLFKINGTEKQFYVFNAHFDHVGKEAKTKSSQLILNKIKELNKKKFPVIVMGDFNLESDAKGIQLLEEVLDDAHILAADNAYGPEGTFNGFHFTQPVTRRIDYVFVSGNTLKVLKSGILSDSKNYRYPSDHLPVLAKLEFIDK
- a CDS encoding sulfatase translates to MNWRLGVVCLFFLIMTCKKKESDIVEQIKPPNIIFIMSDDHGVQAISAYGHELSKLAPTPNIDRLAQNGILFKNAFCTNSICGPSRAVILTGKHSHINGFRMNGDRFDGNQATLPKYLQELRYKTAIVGKWHLHGKPQGFDYWDILNDQGNYYNPEFIKGSDTTVVEGYVTDIITKKGLDWLKRNQDTTQPFFLMVHHKAPHRNWMPALRHANLYDSIQFPLPNTYFKHFENQQAAKEQKQTIYEDMYEGHDLKMSIGYGSTELAHNPWTKDFERMSTEQRKRWDNAYLPKNNAFHNANHHGKELAIWKGQRYLQDYLATIAGVDEGVGEVLDYLEKTGLDQNTLVIYTSDQGFYLGEHGWFDKRFMYEESLRMPLLAQLPGKIKPGTITDAMVQNLDFAPTLLDLTGGTQYTKKMQGQSFKTLLDGTATDFKEVIYYHYYDFPAFHMVKKQYGIRTKRYKLIHFYDDIDAWEFYDLKKDPKELYNAIDDQGYKDIITKMHQKLDSIQEHYLVTEKEFETATKAEVDVADKAFKKLRGIPIK
- a CDS encoding MFS transporter — encoded protein: MKLSKLIAPKIFPILLVNFIGILGYSIVIPILIFIVTDMGGNGFIYGILGATYPFFQFIGAPILGRLSDKIGRKKVLVISQLGTFIAWTLFLLAFILPETELWTQNTTLTGSYAMTLPLIIIFLARIFDGFTGGNVSVANAYLSDISTDEDRNSNFGKMGASTSLGFVLGPAFAGVLASTILGEILPLILAALISLVAIFVINTQLKESVPCVVNTGKIRLRSLRRFFQVEHKNCYQEGELQANPEKTGLKRILKEPGIPLLYMVYFLTFLGFSLFYAGLPIYANTILDWSSSELGIFLAYSSLIMIVVQGPVLTRLQGKITNERLILVGSFILASSFLLLSFKSLIIIYLANTLLSIGNGLMWPSFMALLSRTGSSKMQGAIQGYGNSMGSIASMFGLILGGVLFEFLATTVFAIGGIIFLIITILMGFNFMQGKKRVQLAT